GGATACGGGGGTGAGGGCGGCCGCGGCTCCGTGCGCCGCGGGCGTGCTCGTGCACCAGGCGGCTGCCGACGATCTGCCCACCGGGGTCCGTGCTCTGCAGCAGCCACCGCGCGAGAGCGATGAGCAGACCGGTGATGCCGCCGATCACCATGTCCGGCCAGCAGGTCGAGCAGTCACCCGGCCCGCTGGGCCCGGCGGCGGTCAGGGGGCCCGGGTCAGCGCCTGGGGAAGACGAGGCGGCCGTAGGTGACGTACCGGAAGGAGGTCGAGACCACCTGCCCGATGACGGTGCCGGAGATGTTGTCCGCCAGCACGGAGTCCAGGCCCAGCACGTAGCGCGAGAAGGCGAGGCAGGACAGCTGCAGACCGGCAGCGATCAGATTGACCAGGATGAACATCATGATCGAGCGGGTGGTGTCCGGTCGTGGCCGGTCGGCGAAGGTGAGCAGACGGTTGCCCAGGTAGGTCAGGCAGGAGGCGAGGGCGATGGTGAGCAGCTTCGCCGTCAACGGGCTGCCGTGCATCAGCCCGGCGCCCCAGCCCTGGCTCGGGCTCCAGAACACCAGCAGGTTGTACATCGCGGTGTCCAGCAGGAACACGACCCCGCCGACCAGCAGGAACAGCGTCGTGGGGCGCAGGTGCTCCTTCGCCATCGCGGAGGTGCGTGCGCGCAGGGAGGTGCCCGTGGGGGAGGGGGCGGCAGGGGCGTCCTGCCTCGTCCGGTCCGGCGTCAGCACGCCCGGCACTGTACCCGAGGCGATAGGATCGGGCCTCGGCCGCTGTGACGGATCGGTGCCTCCCGGTGCCTGATCCTGGGAGCGCGCGGCCGGGCCGCGGCGACGGGCAGGCGGGTTCCTCGAGGATCCCGGCCCTGGGAGCGTCCGGTCATCGCCGCTGCGCGACGGCCCTGACGGCACCGCCCGACGGGCAGGGGAGCGCGCGGCACCGACGACGACATCTCCACGGAAGGCCCTCATGACCCACGTCGCCCTGACCATCGCCGGCTCCGAGACCACCGGAGGCGCCGGGGCCCAGACCGATCTGAAGACGTTCCACCAGCTCGGCACCTTCGGCACCGCGGCGCTGACCTGCATCGTGTCCTTCGACCCGCAGAACAACTGGGGCCACCGCTTCGTGCCGGTGGACCCGCAGGTGATCGCCGACCAGATCGAGACGACCACCGCCGTCCACGACATCGACACCGTGAAGATCGGCATGCTCGGCACCCCTGTCACCATCGACACCGTCGCCGCCTCGCTCTCCGAGCGCAGCTTCACGAACGTGGTCCTGGACCCGGTGCTGATCTGCAAGGGGCAGGAGCCCGGTGCCGCGCTGGACACCGACACCGCGCTCAAGGAGAAGATCCTGCCGCTGGCCACCTTCGTCACCCCGAACCACTTCGAGGCGCTGACCCTCTCCGGGATGGAGGCGATCGAGTCGGTCGCGGACCTCACCGAGGCTGCCCGGCGCATCCACGACATCTACGGCGTGATCGTGCTGGCCAAGGGCGGGGTCGTGCTCGAGGGCGAGGACGCGGTGGACGTCTTCCACGACGGTGAGCAGACCGTCGAGCTGCGCAGCCCCAAGATCGGGGAGCACCGCGTCTCCGGCGCCGGCTGCACCCTCGCCGCCGCGGTCACCGCCGAGCTTGCCAAGGGCGCCACCCCGCTCGAGGCCGCCCGCGTCGCCAAGGCCGTGGTCACCAGCTCGATCGAGCACCGCCAGGAGGGCGCGACGCCCTTCGACGCGGTGTACCAGGGCGCGTACACGGCCTGACCGTGCTCGCCGGGCGGCGCGCGGCGCGCTGAGGCCTCTCGTCCCGCGCCCGCGCCCCTCGCCGTCGGTCGCCGGAGAGTTGTGAACATCTGAGAACCACGGATGGTTCTGGCGTGCGCGGGGCTGCTCGATGGGCGGTGTACTGCGAGGCAGAGGCGGTTCCACGGTCACGAGAACGTTCCGACATCCGGTCAACCGTGCCGTGATGTGGACAGATGTCACTCGGCACCGCATTCTCGGAGCATGAACGAGAGCAGCCCGCCCCGGGAGCCGCGCCCGACGAAGAGCATCGGCGATGCTCTCATCTCCGCCCGCGGCGTCGATAAGTTCTTCGGCGACTTCCAAGCCCTGAAGAACATCGACCTGGACATCCACCGGGGTGAGGTGGTCGCGCTGATCGGCGCCTCCGGCTCCGGGAAGTCCACCCTGTGCCGCTGTCTGAACCGCTTGGAGACGATCACCTCCGGGGAGATCACCATCGACGGCGAGCAGCTGCCCGAGGAGGGCAAGGAGCTCACGCGCCTGCGCGCCGACGTGGGCATGGTGTTCCAGAGCTTCAACCTCTTCCCGCATCTCAAGGCCATCGACAACGTGACCCTGGGTCCGCGGCGGGTGCGCGGCTTGTCCAAGGTCGAGGCTGACCAGCAGGCGCTGGGGCTGCTCGAGCGGGTGGGCCTGACGGACAAGGCGAACTCCCTGCCCGCGGCGCTGTCCGGCGGCCAGCAGCAGCGCGTCGCGATCGCCCGTGCACTGGCGATGAAGCCCAAGGCGATGCTCTTCGACGAGCCCACCTCGGCGCTGGATCCCGAGGTGATCAACGAGGTCCTCGACGTCATGACCGAGCTCGCCGAGCAGGGGATGACGATGCTCGTGGTCACCCACGAGATGGGGTTCGCCCGGCACGTCTGCGACCGCGTGGTCTACATGGATCAGGGCGAGATCGTGGAGCAGGGCGACCCCGAGGAGTTCTTCACCGCCCCGCGCAGCGAGCGGGCCAAGGCGTTCCTGTCCAAGATCCTCGCCCACTGACGTGGCTGCCGTCGCGCACCGCCCACCACCGACCAGCACCTGCCCCGACACCTGCCGGACCCGACCTTCTGCTCCTCCCGGAGCGGCTCGAGAAACTGGAGAGACCCCATGACCCCCACCACCTTCCGACCCGGCCGTCGCGCCGTCGTCGCCGCCGCTGCGGCCGCGCTCCCGCTGCTCGGCCTCGCCGCCTGCTCCTCCGACACCGGCGCCGGTCCCGATCTCGGCGGCGGCGGCGAGGACGAGGGCGACGGGGACTCGCTGCCCCAGGCCGACGCGCTCGCCTCCGGCCCCGTGGCCGACGAGAGCGCGATCGCCGCGAGCGCCTGGGCCACCGCCATCAAGGAGAAGGACCAGCTGGTCCGCGGCGGCACCGTCGCCAACCAGGTGTTCTCCCTGGCCTCGACCACCGGGGACATGCCCACCGGCTTCGACGCCGGGATCACCCAGCTGCTGGCCAAGTACATCCTCGGCGAGGGCGGCGAGAAGAAGGTCGAGTACATCGACACCACCGTCGAGACCCGCGAGACCATGGTCCAGAACGGCACCGTGGACTGCGTGATCGCGACCTACTCGATCACCCCGGAGCGCCTCGAGGTCATCAACTTCGCCGGCCCGTACTACCTCTCCGGCACCGCCATCCAGGTGCGCGCCGAGGACAAGGGGTCGATCTCCGGCCCCGAGGACCTCACCGGGCTGAAGCTGGTCACCCAGGCCAACTCCACCGGTATCCAGGCCATCGAGGAGAACGTCACCGATCCCGCCGACGTCCAGACCCTCCCGGACAACGAATCCTGTGTGGCGGCGCTCAAGCAGGGCCGCGCCGATGCCTACGTCCTGGACCAGGGCGTGCTGCTGGGCAACTCCGCCGCGGACCCCGATGTGGTCGTGGTCGGCGAGCCCTTCGTCGACGACCCCTACGGCATCGGCCTGTCGAAGGACCAGCCGGACGCCCTCGACTTCTGCAACACCTTCCTGCAGGAGATCATCGACTCCGGCTCCTGGGAGTCGCTGTGGACCGCGACCGTCGGCGAGGTCATCGACGGCGACGCCCCCGAGCCGCCGGTCCCCGGAGAGCTGCCCGTCTGATCCACGGATCGGGCCGGACAGCTCCTAAGCGGCGCCGACGGGGAGCGGCGCACCGCATGCTCCCCGTCGGCCGTCCCCGACCGCATCGACACCCCCGAACGCACCGAGAGGCACCAGATGGACGCCATCCGCGAGAATCTCCCCCTGCTGCTGCAGGGCATCGGGACCACCGTCGCGCTGACCGTGCTCGGCTACGCGTTCGCGCTGCTCCTGGGCACCGTCCTGGCGGTGGCGAGGGTGAGCCCGATCCCGCCGCTGCGCGGGGCGGCCACGGTGTACGTCGAGATCTTCCGCAACATCCCGCTGCTGAGCCTGCTGATCCTGATCGCCTTCGGTCTGCCGGATGTGGGCCTGCTGCTGCCCTACTTCTGGTGCGGCGTGCTGGGGCTGACCCTCTCATCGGCCGCGTTCGTCTGTGAGAACGTCCGCTCGGGCATCAACACGGTCCCGGTCGGGCACGCGGAGGCGGCACGCTCGATCGGGCTCGGCTTCTTCGGGACGCTGCGCTTCGTGGTGCTTCCGCAGGCCTTCCGCAGCATGGTCCAGCCGCTGGTGAACGTGTTCATCGGCACCGTGATCGGTTCCGCGCTGTGCTCCGCGATCGCGGTGCAGGAGGTCACCTGGGTCACGCAGACGCTCAACATCCGCTACGCCCAGGCGGTGCTGATGTTCATGATCGCCGGCGCCGTCTACCTGATCCTCTCCCTCGGCGGGGCCGCGCTCGGCGGCGCCATCGAGCGGGCCGTCGCCCCGGGCGGCAGGAACCGTTCGAGCGGGCGCGCCGCACTGGACGTCACGGCAGGGGCGCAAGCATGAGCACCACGTCCTCCACCGCCACCCAGGTCCTCTTCGATGCGCCCGGCCCCAAGGGACGCCGACGCATCCTGCTGCTCTCGGTCCTCAGCGTGGTCCTGATCGTCGCCCTGCTGGCCGGGGCGCTGTGGCAGTTCCATGCCAACGGCCAGCTGGACCCGAACAAGTGGGTCGTCTACCTGCGCGCGGATTACCTGGCCTTCCTCGGCCGCGGACTGTGGGGGACGCTGAAGGTCACCGCGCTCGCGGCCGTCATCGCCTTTCCCTTCGGGCTGCTGCTGGCGCTGGCGCGGCTGTCGCGCTTCCTGCTGCTGCGCTCCGTGGCCGTGACCTGGATCGAGTTCTTCCGCGGGATCCCGATGCTGCTGGTCGTCTATGCCTTCCTGCTGGCCCTGCCGGCCTTCGGCGTCACCTTTCCGCGGTTCTGGATGCTGGTGATCCCGATGATCCTGGTCTCCAGCGCGACCACCGCGGAGGTGTTCCGCGCGGGAATAAGAGCGGTGGACATCGGCCAGCACGAAGCGGCCGACGCGATCGGTCTCAGCCGCCGCGACGCGCTGATCCACGTGGTGCTGCCGCAGGCGGTGCGCCTGGTGCTGCCCAGCCTGATCCTCGCCCTGGTCACACTCCTGAAGGACTCCACCCTCGGCTACGTGGTCAGCTACAACGAGCTGCAGTTCCAGGGCAAGACGCTGGTCTCCATCACCCGCTACCTGGTGCAGACCTATCTGGTCGTCTCGGTCATCTACATCGTCATCAACCTCCTTCTCACCCGCATTGCGCTCGCGCTCGATGTGCGGATGAAGGAGCGCGCCGTGGCGAGCTGACCCGCACCCGCTCCGCTCTTCTCCGTCCCTCCACCCTCACTCCTCCGCGAAAGCTGGTCCTGCCCATGTGCCGCCTGCTCGGCGTCGTCTCCCGTGAACCCATCTCCCTGGACCAGGCCGTGGCCGAGGAGATCGAACCGTTCACTGCCCAGTCCGAGGTCCACGGGGACGGCTGGGGGGTGGCCTGGTTCCAGGCGGACGACGGTGAGCGGCCCCGCCCGGGCGCCATCGGCGGAGCCACCGGCGGGCTCGGCAATCCGCGCACGCCGCAGATCCGTCGGCGCCTGGACGTGGCGCGGGAATCCACCGCCTATCGCGCGGCCGTGCATACGGCGACAGGGCCGCTGATGCTGATCCACCTGCGCAAGGCGAGCCCCGGATCGCCGCTGCAGATCGCCAACACCCACCCCTTCCGCGAGGGGGAGACCGTCTTCGCCCATAACGGCCAGTTCGACCTGCCGCCCGGGCTGCGCGAGGCGGTGCTCGCCCGGGGCGGCCGCACCCCGGAGGGCACCACCGACTCCGAGCTCTTCTTCTCCCTCATCGAGCTGCATGCCCGGGACGCCGAGCCGGCCACCGCCGTGCAGCGCGCCGCCGCGGAGCTCACCGCGCTCGGCCTCGAGTACGGCACCCGGGTGCCGGAGGCGCTGAACTGCCTGTACATGACCCCCGACCTGTTGGTCGCCTATCAGCAGTCCGATCCGGCACAGGCCCGACCCCACCACACCGCGGACAACTACTCGCTGCGCTACCGGATCGACGCGGACCGGGTCATCGTCGCCTCCACCGGTATCCCGCAGGCCGTGTACCTCGAGGTGGGGGAGGGGCAGGCGCTGGTGGTGGATCGCAGCGACCTCGGCGTCTCCTTGCGGCCGCGGCTGGCGGAGCTCACCGCGTGATCCCGGCCCCGCCGCGCCGGAGACCCTGACCGGGCCCGGACCGGCCGCTCCGCGACACGTGGCACCGCCCATCGGACCGACGGTCTGGATAGGGTGGAGCCCCGGCAGTGATCGCTCGTCGGCCCGACGTCGCTGGGAGGCCCCGTGATCGGATTCGAGAACGTCCGCAAGGAGTACCCGGGCGGGACGCTCGCGGTGCAGGACTTCAGTCTCGAGATCGCCTCCCACGAATCGGTGGTGCTGGTCGGCACATCCGGCTCCGGCAAGACCACGCTGATGCGGATGATCAACCGCATGGTCGCCCCCACCTCGGGACGCGTCCACATCGACGGGGACGACGTGGCGGAGCTGGACCCGGTGCAGCTGCGCCGCAGCATCGGCTATGTCATGCAGGCCTCCGGCCTCCTCCCGCACCGCACCGTGCTGGACAACATCACCACCGTGCCCGTGCTGCGCGGCACCACCAGGCGCGAGGCCCGCACCCGCGCCCACGAGCTGATGCAGACCGTCGGCCTGGACGCCGCCCTCGCCGAGCGCTACCCCTCCCAGCTCTCCGGCGGTCAGCAGCAGCGTGTGGGCGTGGCCCGCGGCCTCGCCGCCGACCCCAACATCCTGCTGATGGACGAGCCCTTCGGCGCCGTGGACCCGATCGTGCGCCGTGAGCTCCAGCAGGAGCTGCAGCACCTGCAGCGCGACCTGCGCAAGACGATCGTGTTCGTCACCCACGACATCGACGAGGCGTTCCTGCTCGGCGACCGGGTGGTGATCCTCAAGCCCGGCGGGATCATCGCGCAGGTGGGCACCCCGCAGGAGATCCTCGCCGACCCTGCCGATGAGTTCGTCTCCAGCTTCGTCGGCGCGGAGCGCGGGGCCCGCACCCTGCACCTCGAACGGCTCGACGGCCGCGACGTGGTGGTCGATGCCGACGGTCGGCCCGCCGGCGTGCTCGCGGCGAGCGGTGCCCAGCCGGCCGGTGAGGGCACGGCGGACGAGCCGACGCGGGAGCGGTCCTCGTGACCTGGGTGCTCGAGAACCTCGACGTCATCGCGGGCTACACCGGCGCGCACCTGCTGCAGGCCCTGCCCCCGATCCTGGTGGCCTTCCTGCTCTCGTTGCCGCTGGCCAAGCTCGCGAACTCCCGCGGCTGGCTGCGCACCTCGGTCACCACCACCTCCTCCCTGATGTACGCGATCCCGTCGCTGCCGCTGTTCGTGCTGCTGCCGGGGCTGATCGGCACCGGTGTGCGGAGCCCGGCGAACATCATCATCGCCCTGTCGCTGTACGGGCTCGCGCTGATGGTCCCCACCGCCTCGGACGCCTTCCGCTCGGTGAGCCGTGACGTGCTCGGCTCCGCCACCGCACAGGGCTACGCGCCGCGGGCGCGCTTCGTCCAGGTCGAGCTGCCGCTGGCCGGTCCCGCGCTGCTGGCCGGGGTGCGGGTGGTCGCGGTGAGCACCATCTCGCTGGTCACCGTCGGCGGCGTGCTCGGAGTGCCCAGCCTGGGCATGCTGTTCGTGGACGGGGTGCGGCGCGGGATCGCCGCCGAGATCGCCGCCGGGATCGTCGCGACGGTTCTGCTCGCCCTGCTCACCGACGCCCTCCTGGTGCTGCTGGGCCGTGCGACGATGCCCTGGACCCGTCGGCAGGAGGTGGGCAGCTCATGACCGGCAGCCCCTTCCTCGACTCCCTGCGCTGGCTCGGGGACCCCGCCCACTGGACGGGCGCTGACGGCATCCCGCTGCGCACCCTCGAGCACCTCGGCTATACCGCCCTCGGCGTGCTGGTCGCGGCGCTGCTGGCCGTGCCCGTCGGCCTGTACGTCGGCCATTCGGGACGATTCAAGGGCATCGCCGTCGCGGCGGCCGGCGCCGCCCGCGCCCTGCCCACCCTGGGCCTGGTGACCCTGTTCGCGCTGCTGGTGGGCATCGGCCTCACCGCCCCGCTGCTGTCCTTCGTGATCCTCGCGATCCCGTCGCTGCTGGCCGGGGCCTACACCGCCGTCGAATCCGCGGACCCCGCCACCGTCGACGCCGCCCGCGCCCAGGGCATGACCGAATGGCAGATCCTCACCCGGGTGGAGATCCCGCTGGGCATGCCGCTGCTGGTCGGCGGGTTCCGCGGGGCGACCGTCCAGGTGGTGGCCACCGCCATGCTCGCCGCCTATGTGGGCAGCGGCGGCCTGGGTCGCTTTATCTTCCAGGGGCTGGGTTCCCAGAACTACCCGCAGATGATCGCCGGTTCGCTGCTGGTGATCGTGCTCGCCCTGATCCTGGACCTGTCCCTGCTGCTCGCGCAGCGACTGACCGTACCGGCCGGGGCGAGAGCCTCGTGACCTGCCGCCTGTCCGCTTCCACCCCAGGAGATCTCCCATGACCATCCACAGCACTCGTCGTCACCTGCTCGGCGCTCTCGGCGCCGGCTCTCTCGCTCTCGGCGCCGCGGCCTGCGGCAGCTCCGACCCCTTCGACGAGGGGGGCGAGGAGGGAGGCGGCGCCTCCGACGGCGGCTCCGGTGCCGGCACCCTCGCCATCGGCTCCCAGGCCTACTACTCCAACGAGATCATCGCCGAGCTGTGCGCCCAGGTCCTCGAGGCCGAGGGATTCACCGTGGACCGGCAGTACCAGATCGGCCAGCGCGAGGTGTACATGCCCGAGCTCGAGAACGGGTCCCTGGACCTGCTGCCCGAGTACCTCGGCAACCTGCTCCAGTACTACGACTCCGAGGCACCTGCCGCCAGCCCCGAGGAGATCCACGGCGCGCTCGCCGAGGCCCTGCCCGAAGGACTGCGGGTGCTCGACTTCGCCGAGGCCTCCGACCAGGACTCCTACACCACCACCTCCGACTTCGCCTCCACCCACTCGCTCACCACGATCGGGGACCTGGCCGGTGTCGACGAGGATCTGAAGATCGCCGCCAACAGCGAGTTCGAGGTGCGCCCCTACGGCCCCGAGGGGGCGAAGGAGATCTACGGCGTGGACATCTCCGTGGTGCCGGTCGAGGACTCCGGCGGCCCGCTCACCGTGCAGGCCCTGCTGGACGGCGACGTGCAGCTCGCCGACATCTACACCGCCAATCCCGCCATCGCCGAGCATGATCTGGTGGTGCTCGAGGATCCGGAATCGATGATCCTCCCGCAGAACGTGGTGCCCGTGGTCACCGAGAAGATCGACGAGACCGCCGCGGCCGCGATCAACGGCGTCATGGCCCAGCTCAGCGCCGATGATCTGGTGGAGCTGAACCGCCAGAGCGTCGTGGACCAGGCCAGCAGCGCGGACATCGCCACCGGCTGGCTCACGGAGAAGGGACTGCTGTGACCAGAGTCGTCGTCACCGGGGCGACCGGCAGGATCGGCGGACAGGTCGCACGACTGCTGGCGGCGGCGCCCGAGGTGGAGCTGCGGCTGGTGGGGCGCAGCCTGCACCGGGCCCCGCAGCTCGAGGGGGTCGAGGCGGTGCGGGCCGACTTCTCCGATGCCGCCGCGTGCCGTGAGGCCTTCGCCGGGGCGGATGCCCTGCTGCTGGTCTCCGCCGGTGAGGCCGCCGACCGCCTCGCCCAGCATCGCACCGCGATCGATGCGGCGGTCGACGCCGGCGTGGGGCACGTCGTCTACACCTCGTTCCTCGGCGCCGGGCCCGAGGCCGGGTTCACTCTCGCCCGCGACCACGGCGCCACCGAGCAGATGCTGCGTGACTCGGGCCTGGCCTGGACGTTCCTGCGGGACAGCTTCTACGCCGACGTGCTGCTCGACTTCGCGGGCGAGGAGCGGGTGATCCGCGGCCCGGGCGGCACCGGCCGCTGCGCCTTCGTGAGCCGACGCGACGTGGCCGAGGTGGCCGCGCGGATCCTGCGCGAGGCCGGCCCCTGGGCCGGGCGGAGCCTGGACCTGACCGGCCCGGTCTCCGTCTCCCTCGCCGAGGCCGTGCTGCTGATGACCCGAGCCCGCGGCGAGGAGTACGAGTTCGTCGACGAGACCCTCACCGAGGCACGCGCCTCGCGCGCCTCGTACGACGCGCCGGACTGGCAGGTGGAGGCCTGGATCAGCACCTATACCGCGATCGCCTCCGGGGAGCTGGATGTGGTCAGCGACGACGTCGAGCAGGTGCTGGGCAGGGCGCCCCTGAGTGTCGAGGAGTCCGTCACCGATCCGCTGTGACCAGGGACGGTGACCGGACGGTCGACCCGCGAATGACATCTCGCGGCTCTCGCGGCAGGGTGGGAGCCATGAACAGCAACCAGACCCACCTGACCGTCACCCGCACCGTCGACGTCCCCGCGAAGGATGTGTTCGATCTGCTCACGCTGCCGGCCCGGCACCACGAGTTCGACGGCTCCGGCATGGTGCGCAATGCCGACGACACCGAGCGGATCGACAAGGTCGGCGAGAAGTTCGTGATGAACATGCACCAAGAGGCTCTGGGCGGCGACTACCGCACCCACAACTTCGTCACCGCTTACGACGAGAACAAGATGATCGGCTGGCAGCCCGCCGACGAGGCGGAGGACGGCACCGCGCCCACCGAGCCGGTGGGCTGGGAGTGGCTGTACGAGCTCAAGGCCCAGGGTGCGGGCTCCACCGAGGTGTCCCTGACCTATGACTGGTCGAAGGTCACCGACCAGAAGGTGCTGGAGCGCATCGGATTCCCGTTGATCCCGCAGGAGGATCTCGAGCAGTCGCTGAACCTGCTCGCCGCGGCGGTCACCAAGCCCTGAGCGGGCGCGCTGCGAGCCCTGGCGGGGGCGCCCTCCGGGCCCGGAGCGGGCGCGCTGCGGCGTCGACCGGGTTGCCGCGCGCGCTCGGCGTGCGGTCGCCCGCAGGCACGAAGTCTGTCAGGATTCCCTACAGGCGGCGATGAGGCCGCAGCCCGACCACGAGGAGGTCAGTCATGGCAGACGGATCCGTTCTCCCCGCCGACAGCCCGGTCCCCGACGAGATCGTGCGCAGCGCGCTGATCCACGCCACTGCCGAGAGGGTGTTCGCGATCATCCACGAACCGGGATGGTTCATCAACGACGGCGAATATCGCGAGCACAAGATCACCCGTCAGGGGGCGATCACCCAGGTGGTCGACCCGGTGCACGGCAGCTTCCAGCTCGCGATCGAGGCCCGCGAGCCGCCGAACCGGATCAGGTTCCGCTGGCTGGGCGGTGGCCTCGGCGCGATCTCCGACGCCCCGAACAACACCGTCGAGTTCATCATCGACCCCGCCGGGACCGCGAAGCGCAATCTGGTGAGGCTCACCGTGCGCGAGCGCGGCTTCGCGAAGCTGGGGCTGGACGAGGCCGTGCGCCGTCGCAACTTCGAGGAGAACTACCGCGGCTGGGAGCAGCAGCTGCGAGTGGCCCGGGAGCTCGCCGAGGGGGGACCCCGCACGTCCGACGAGCAGTGAGGGCCGCTCGCGGTCCGTCCCTGCCGCACTGCAGGTGAGCGGTCTATCCTCGAGGGATGGGCAGGGTCACCGAGGCGACACGGATCCGCACCGTCCGGGTGCGTGAGGGCAGGCTGTACGCGGGCCGCAAGGGCGACCGCGTGGCGGTCGAGGAACCGCTGGACATCCGGCTGAACGGGCAGCAGCTCTCGCTGACCATGCGCACCCCCGGCCACGACGTCGAGCTCATCCACGGCTTCCTGCACGGCGAGGGCCTGATCTCCCACCGCGAGGACATCCGCGAGGCC
The window above is part of the Brachybacterium vulturis genome. Proteins encoded here:
- a CDS encoding SRPBCC family protein, producing MNSNQTHLTVTRTVDVPAKDVFDLLTLPARHHEFDGSGMVRNADDTERIDKVGEKFVMNMHQEALGGDYRTHNFVTAYDENKMIGWQPADEAEDGTAPTEPVGWEWLYELKAQGAGSTEVSLTYDWSKVTDQKVLERIGFPLIPQEDLEQSLNLLAAAVTKP
- a CDS encoding polyketide cyclase; protein product: MADGSVLPADSPVPDEIVRSALIHATAERVFAIIHEPGWFINDGEYREHKITRQGAITQVVDPVHGSFQLAIEAREPPNRIRFRWLGGGLGAISDAPNNTVEFIIDPAGTAKRNLVRLTVRERGFAKLGLDEAVRRRNFEENYRGWEQQLRVARELAEGGPRTSDEQ